One Maribacter sp. HTCC2170 genomic window, GTTTCAGATTTTAGTGAATTCCCGATAAATACGAGTGTTAAAGTGGCCCAGGCAAAAATCCCTGTAATTCATGTTTATGGTGATAATGACAAAGTGGTTCCCCATTTTGAAAACACAGAACGGTTAGCAATAAATTTTGTGCTTGCAGGAGGTAATATTAAAATTATTAGAAAAAAGGGAATAGGTCACCATCCACATAGCTTGGAAGACCCTACCCCGATTGTAAATTTCATTTTAGAACATAGTCTGCACGCTGAATAAACATCAATCTCTTGAAAGTCTCAAAAGACCTCATAATAATAAAACAATCTTTTAAAAAATTACATAAACATGGAACAAAGAGCCACAATAGTAGGTTTGGGGGTAAATGACTTAGTGGCTTCCACCAACTTTTATAGAGAAAAATTTGGATGGGAACTCATGGATTCAAGCAATGATAGTATTTCCTTTTTTCAATTAAATGGAATCCTATTATCGCTTTATCCCCGGGAAAAACTTGCTGAAGATGCCCACATTAACGCAAAGGGTAATGGTTTTAAGGGATTTACTCTAGCATATAACACTAGAACAAAAGAAGAAGTAGATGCACTTTTTAA contains:
- a CDS encoding VOC family protein; its protein translation is MEQRATIVGLGVNDLVASTNFYREKFGWELMDSSNDSISFFQLNGILLSLYPREKLAEDAHINAKGNGFKGFTLAYNTRTKEEVDALFKELEQKGVKIIKQPEEVFWGGYSGYIADLDENLWEIAFNPFLALDEQGNTIAKE